From Sediminibacterium sp. TEGAF015, a single genomic window includes:
- a CDS encoding tRNA1(Val) (adenine(37)-N6)-methyltransferase, whose product MANTYFSFKSFTVHQDKAAMKVCTDACLFGAWASLHALKPETKRILDIGTGTGLLSLMLAQFTTATIEAIDIDENAMLQAKENFTASPWKEQLSVYHQSLEEYMRGQHKKFDLIISNPPFFENQLKSAQHNRNLAMHSHQFSLSLLAGGMADLLSEDGIGAVLLPYQRTEEWKQVASKENLILFHTCHVKQTQDHSFFRSFFLLRKKKKEENTSGTEIQEEISIKTGLDYSPECKTILKDYYLAF is encoded by the coding sequence ATGGCGAATACTTATTTTTCTTTTAAATCATTTACTGTTCATCAGGATAAAGCAGCCATGAAGGTATGCACGGATGCCTGTCTTTTCGGCGCATGGGCGTCGTTGCATGCACTTAAACCAGAGACAAAGCGAATACTGGATATTGGCACTGGTACAGGATTACTTTCTTTGATGCTTGCCCAGTTTACCACTGCAACTATTGAGGCAATTGACATTGATGAAAATGCCATGCTACAGGCAAAAGAAAACTTTACTGCCAGTCCATGGAAGGAGCAGCTAAGTGTGTATCACCAATCATTGGAGGAATATATGCGCGGTCAACATAAAAAATTTGATTTAATTATCTCTAATCCGCCATTTTTTGAAAACCAACTTAAAAGTGCTCAACATAACAGAAATCTGGCCATGCATAGCCATCAATTCAGTTTAAGCTTACTGGCCGGGGGTATGGCTGATTTATTGTCTGAAGATGGAATTGGGGCCGTATTACTCCCCTATCAAAGAACAGAAGAATGGAAGCAGGTTGCATCGAAAGAGAATCTCATACTGTTTCATACCTGCCATGTAAAACAAACGCAGGATCATTCTTTTTTCAGAAGCTTTTTTTTACTCCGAAAAAAAAAGAAGGAAGAAAATACATCCGGAACCGAAATACAGGAAGAAATCAGCATAAAAACAGGATTAGATTATTCTCCTGAATGTAAGACTATACTAAAGGACTACTATCTGGCGTTTTAA